A single Pedobacter sp. PACM 27299 DNA region contains:
- a CDS encoding DUF4374 domain-containing protein has translation MFTTIKTRLLVLATALVFISGLSACKKDNKGSGTDEKENGEYAVIYSVGDDSYLLNINSLTEGKISPKGNGIDVSNIFTWGENIIQKGRHFYFLNPTGRFSKHLYQDGKLTKEGEIPFTAFPSPYVGWSLWLDNNQVMFGPRGSNLYAIINVSNMTIVKSGEFDLPSVPAGHSRRVYSAFTSGNKVMIGYGLYNEVTQLTNDESYLASMDLPSLNNFKVTSKDGRSAPAGPLRNGYFGQFVDNGNDYLLTHPMPMLGGNKPNMPTGFFRIKAGTDTFDPNYFFNVSALTNGDNQLGVCYVGNGKAILANAKDAKNRVKVKDDWWYADMWEYLVVDVNTQKVIKRLDFPPLLNSRSAIVLDGKAYIAVNDPKADAIYVYQYDPIADTLKKGLRIDGGSDNTPILYKLN, from the coding sequence ATGTTTACTACAATTAAAACAAGACTATTGGTTCTGGCCACAGCACTGGTCTTTATCTCTGGCCTTTCTGCCTGCAAAAAAGACAACAAAGGCTCCGGTACAGATGAAAAAGAAAATGGCGAATATGCTGTAATCTATTCTGTTGGAGATGATAGTTACCTGTTAAACATCAACTCTTTAACAGAAGGAAAAATCAGTCCAAAGGGCAATGGTATTGATGTTTCAAACATATTTACCTGGGGAGAAAACATCATTCAAAAGGGAAGACATTTCTACTTCCTAAACCCGACAGGAAGATTCAGCAAGCATTTATATCAGGACGGTAAGTTGACAAAAGAAGGTGAAATTCCTTTTACAGCTTTCCCAAGCCCTTATGTAGGCTGGTCTTTATGGCTGGATAACAATCAGGTGATGTTTGGACCAAGAGGAAGTAACCTTTATGCGATTATTAATGTGAGCAACATGACGATCGTGAAAAGTGGTGAATTCGACCTTCCAAGCGTTCCTGCAGGACACAGCAGAAGGGTTTATTCGGCATTTACCAGCGGAAATAAGGTAATGATTGGTTATGGACTATACAATGAAGTGACCCAATTGACAAACGATGAGTCTTACCTGGCTTCGATGGATCTTCCATCATTGAACAACTTTAAAGTAACCAGCAAAGATGGTCGTTCTGCTCCTGCAGGTCCACTAAGAAACGGTTATTTCGGTCAGTTTGTTGACAATGGTAACGATTACCTATTGACGCATCCTATGCCAATGCTAGGTGGCAATAAACCGAATATGCCTACTGGTTTCTTCAGAATTAAAGCGGGTACTGATACTTTCGATCCTAACTATTTCTTTAATGTTTCTGCCCTTACAAATGGTGATAACCAATTAGGCGTATGTTATGTTGGAAATGGGAAAGCCATTCTTGCCAATGCAAAAGATGCTAAAAACCGCGTAAAAGTAAAAGACGACTGGTGGTATGCTGACATGTGGGAATACCTTGTAGTAGATGTAAACACACAAAAAGTGATCAAAAGATTAGACTTTCCGCCGCTATTGAACTCCCGCTCAGCGATTGTTCTGGATGGTAAAGCTTACATCGCTGTAAATGATCCTAAAGCTGATGCAATTTATGTTTATCAATATGATCCAATTGCGGATACGCTTAAAAAAGGTTTAAGAATCGACGGTGGATCTGACAATACCCCAATCCTTTACAAATTAAATTAA
- a CDS encoding gluconokinase, producing the protein MKYILGIDIGTGSTKAVALNLNYEPIESVQRHYPSFSSSAGYAEQDPVLIWKAFQHCISEMKTLMGGQPEAIGLSSAMHSMISVDENGNPLAPMMTWADARSSDIANRILESESGMVLYQQTGTPIHAMSPLCKIIWWRENEPELFKRSYKFISIKEYIWYQLFKEFKIDHSIASCTGLFNWEILDWSKEALLLAGITPAHLSAPVSTAYQKKDQEGTAFVIGASDGCLANLGSDANGKGLAALTIGTSGAVRISSPKPIFNTKAMTFSYILDEQTFICGGPVNNGGIALQWLLKNVLGKTELMAADYKALFEKIKTTAAGSNGLLFLPYLSGERAPIWDSESCGTFFGLKLSHDQGHLSRAVLEGICYALNEVLLAIAPNPEMVLELHVSGGFVNARIWMEILADISGKEIVLVQTEDASAVGAAYLAVKSIGLSVDYPMSKGEKERITPNLENHKVYQQLFDIYQQLYPALKQSMHQLANFNNLLENR; encoded by the coding sequence ATGAAATATATTCTTGGGATCGACATTGGAACGGGAAGTACTAAAGCAGTGGCATTAAATCTGAATTACGAACCTATCGAGTCAGTTCAAAGGCATTACCCTTCATTTTCATCTTCAGCTGGATATGCTGAGCAGGACCCCGTATTGATTTGGAAAGCTTTCCAGCATTGTATTTCAGAAATGAAAACACTTATGGGCGGGCAGCCAGAAGCCATTGGTTTAAGCAGTGCGATGCACAGCATGATCAGTGTGGACGAAAACGGAAATCCATTGGCGCCAATGATGACCTGGGCAGATGCCAGAAGCTCGGACATCGCCAATCGCATCCTGGAATCTGAATCAGGAATGGTGCTGTATCAGCAAACCGGAACCCCAATCCATGCAATGTCGCCACTTTGTAAAATCATCTGGTGGCGGGAAAACGAACCGGAACTATTTAAACGCAGCTATAAATTTATCTCCATCAAAGAATACATTTGGTACCAGTTATTTAAAGAATTCAAAATAGACCATTCTATCGCTTCTTGTACGGGTTTATTCAATTGGGAAATATTGGATTGGAGTAAGGAAGCGCTACTGTTGGCTGGAATTACTCCAGCACATTTATCAGCACCAGTAAGTACAGCTTATCAAAAGAAAGATCAGGAGGGGACTGCTTTCGTGATCGGTGCCAGCGACGGATGCTTAGCAAACCTGGGAAGTGATGCCAATGGAAAAGGTCTGGCGGCATTAACTATTGGAACGAGTGGTGCAGTGCGGATTTCTAGTCCAAAGCCAATTTTCAATACAAAGGCGATGACCTTTAGCTATATATTAGATGAACAGACCTTTATTTGTGGTGGTCCTGTAAACAACGGGGGGATTGCGCTGCAATGGCTTTTAAAAAATGTACTGGGTAAAACGGAATTGATGGCTGCGGATTACAAGGCTTTATTCGAAAAGATAAAAACGACCGCAGCGGGAAGTAACGGACTGCTTTTTCTACCTTACCTGAGTGGTGAGCGTGCTCCAATATGGGATTCCGAGAGTTGCGGCACATTTTTCGGCCTTAAACTTTCCCATGATCAGGGACATTTATCAAGGGCAGTGCTGGAAGGAATTTGTTATGCCCTAAATGAAGTGCTGCTGGCTATTGCGCCAAACCCGGAAATGGTCCTGGAGCTCCATGTAAGCGGAGGTTTTGTAAATGCGCGGATATGGATGGAAATCCTGGCCGACATTAGCGGAAAAGAGATCGTGCTGGTTCAAACAGAAGACGCTTCGGCAGTAGGAGCAGCCTATCTGGCGGTCAAATCGATCGGTTTATCCGTAGACTATCCTATGTCTAAAGGCGAAAAAGAACGCATTACACCAAATTTGGAAAATCACAAAGTTTATCAGCAGTTATTTGATATTTATCAGCAATTGTATCCTGCTTTAAAACAGAGCATGCATCAATTGGCGAATTTTAACAACCTGCTAGAAAATAGATAA
- a CDS encoding TolC family protein produces the protein MKTKSNFFFILMLCMVSLFSSKTASAQVADTLRLALKEVVAMAKEQSIASKQAATLKETRYWEFMTYKSNYQPQLSLKGILPGYSKSSISVQQPDGTIDFRSVHNNNSSLDLSFSQRISQTGGTIYGTTSLQRFDDFDRNNTLYNGVPYGVGVVQPLFQFNSLKWDRRIEPLKYNESQQAYIESMEQISINASKYFFDLLLAQVDLQIAETNLSNTNAIQKIADTKFEMGKVSKNEILQLQLEALKAEKAVGIAKRDMEMATYNLKAYTGLQNTDKIKLSLPKSTVAMTVVTEKALSEAFQNRSDAIAFGRKLEEAKRDVAKAKGDNGINATVNANLGFAKSGRSIGSVYQNPKDQQLLELAIEIPILDWGRQKSRKKTAMANQQFTQYAVAQDKQNFTQKIITEVNLFEMMKGQLLLNARAEQIASEKYQIAKERYVLGDLSITDLSIAFQENDQAKRDYINSLRDFWGAYYQLRFLSLFDFEKNEKIKL, from the coding sequence ATGAAGACTAAATCTAACTTTTTCTTTATTCTGATGCTTTGTATGGTCTCCCTGTTTTCTTCAAAAACGGCCTCAGCACAAGTTGCTGATACCCTGAGATTAGCATTAAAAGAAGTGGTGGCCATGGCAAAGGAGCAATCCATTGCTTCTAAACAGGCGGCAACGTTAAAAGAAACCAGGTATTGGGAATTTATGACTTACAAATCTAATTATCAGCCGCAGCTTTCTTTAAAAGGGATACTGCCGGGCTATAGTAAATCCTCTATTTCCGTGCAGCAGCCGGATGGAACGATAGATTTCCGCTCGGTACACAACAACAATTCTTCCCTTGATTTATCATTTAGTCAGCGGATCTCACAAACAGGTGGTACCATTTATGGCACTACGTCGTTACAGCGCTTTGATGATTTTGACCGTAACAATACATTGTATAACGGAGTTCCTTATGGTGTTGGTGTAGTTCAGCCGCTTTTTCAATTTAATTCCTTAAAATGGGACCGCAGAATTGAACCCCTAAAATACAATGAAAGTCAGCAGGCTTATATTGAAAGTATGGAGCAGATTTCTATCAATGCCAGTAAGTATTTCTTTGACCTGCTGCTCGCTCAGGTAGACCTGCAGATCGCAGAAACAAATTTGAGCAATACCAACGCTATCCAGAAAATTGCAGACACCAAATTCGAAATGGGAAAAGTCTCCAAAAATGAGATCCTCCAACTGCAATTGGAAGCCCTAAAAGCAGAAAAAGCAGTAGGAATTGCCAAACGCGATATGGAAATGGCGACCTATAATCTTAAAGCTTATACGGGTTTGCAAAACACAGATAAGATCAAACTTTCTTTGCCAAAATCTACGGTGGCAATGACTGTGGTAACGGAGAAAGCATTGTCGGAAGCTTTTCAAAACCGATCAGATGCCATTGCCTTTGGACGTAAGCTGGAAGAAGCCAAGCGCGATGTAGCGAAAGCAAAAGGAGATAATGGGATCAATGCCACGGTAAATGCGAATCTGGGTTTTGCAAAAAGCGGCAGAAGTATTGGCAGTGTCTATCAAAATCCTAAAGATCAGCAGCTGCTGGAATTGGCCATAGAAATTCCCATTCTGGATTGGGGCCGACAAAAATCAAGAAAGAAAACAGCCATGGCCAATCAACAATTCACACAATACGCCGTAGCTCAGGATAAACAGAATTTTACACAAAAGATCATCACAGAAGTCAACCTCTTTGAGATGATGAAAGGGCAGCTATTACTCAATGCCCGCGCAGAGCAGATTGCTTCTGAAAAATACCAGATCGCTAAAGAACGCTATGTTCTTGGGGATTTGAGCATCACAGACCTGAGTATCGCTTTTCAGGAAAACGATCAGGCAAAACGCGATTATATCAATTCTTTACGTGATTTTTGGGGCGCCTATTACCAGTTGCGTTTCTTGTCACTTTTCGACTTTGAGAAGAATGAGAAAATAAAACTATAA
- a CDS encoding PepSY-associated TM helix domain-containing protein, which produces MFNKINAWLHLWLGLASGIVVVILSITGCVLVFEQEIKSLSRPWLHAEQPANAKVLAPSILHRAVEQALPGKHIESVWYHGAGRTAHFNVHESDSLVYVNPYTAEVIAMVDDEDFFHFMDEGHRHLWMPRAIGRQVVGWSTFIFFLLTLSGLILWWPKKWNKRGRDQSFKVKWKAKFKRVNYDLHNVLGFYSLLIALLMAITGLVMSFSWFSQGVYWLTGGENKPRQKRQKVEVSGPSVNTSLQNADIIWHKVVNDIARYNKDQIIIHFAEEPDEAIYACTDMTLGFWRDLNFDPLTLELLPNSTKRLEDMKFPDQVRKLNYAIHVGAIGGLTTKILYFLASLICASLPITGFYIWWGKKKKTKKSPAAVKQPKQVLSTP; this is translated from the coding sequence ATGTTCAACAAAATAAACGCATGGCTACACCTTTGGCTGGGACTGGCCTCAGGAATTGTAGTGGTTATCCTCAGCATCACCGGTTGTGTGCTGGTATTTGAGCAGGAAATCAAAAGCCTCAGCCGCCCCTGGCTGCATGCTGAACAACCTGCAAATGCAAAAGTATTAGCTCCTTCTATATTACACCGCGCCGTGGAGCAGGCATTACCTGGAAAACATATTGAATCCGTATGGTATCATGGTGCGGGTAGAACTGCACATTTTAACGTTCATGAGTCGGATTCTCTGGTTTATGTGAACCCTTATACTGCTGAAGTAATTGCGATGGTAGATGATGAAGATTTCTTTCACTTTATGGATGAAGGACACCGACACCTTTGGATGCCACGTGCGATCGGCCGTCAGGTGGTAGGCTGGTCTACCTTTATTTTCTTCCTGCTCACACTTAGCGGCCTGATTTTATGGTGGCCAAAGAAATGGAATAAAAGAGGTCGCGACCAGAGTTTCAAGGTCAAATGGAAAGCTAAATTTAAACGGGTAAACTATGACCTGCATAATGTACTTGGCTTTTATTCTTTATTAATTGCCTTGCTGATGGCGATCACCGGCTTAGTGATGAGCTTCTCCTGGTTCAGTCAGGGAGTTTACTGGCTAACAGGCGGCGAAAATAAACCCCGACAAAAAAGACAAAAGGTGGAGGTTTCAGGACCATCCGTAAATACTTCCCTCCAAAATGCTGACATCATCTGGCATAAAGTAGTAAATGACATTGCCAGATATAACAAAGATCAGATCATTATTCATTTCGCCGAAGAGCCTGATGAGGCGATTTATGCTTGTACCGACATGACATTGGGTTTTTGGAGAGACCTGAATTTTGATCCTTTAACCTTGGAGCTGCTGCCCAATTCGACCAAGCGACTGGAGGACATGAAGTTTCCAGATCAGGTGCGTAAACTCAATTATGCCATTCACGTAGGTGCCATTGGCGGTTTGACCACAAAAATATTGTACTTCCTGGCCAGCTTAATTTGTGCCAGTTTACCCATCACTGGCTTTTATATCTGGTGGGGTAAAAAGAAAAAAACTAAAAAGTCTCCAGCTGCAGTAAAACAGCCAAAGCAAGTTCTAAGCACTCCCTAA
- a CDS encoding efflux RND transporter periplasmic adaptor subunit codes for MDKNIEQAVLSGKRKQRLLYLWIGIVLIAGSIFLLRRVMNTTVYVSEITTAVVDRGNIENTINAAGEVLPEFEEVISSPLAASVQKVLLDGGSQIKAGESILTLDKSAAQMDFEKLKFQLESRKNDIRKIKLDLDKSFYDIKSNNDIKQLRINSLKASVDNAKRLLKAGGGTREDVEQAELNLKVAQLEKQQLENEINSKQQSMRLQIKEVELAANIQQNDLEVLQKKLQQADITASRNGVVTWVNKNIGAAVQPGEVLARIADLSSFKVKGTISDQHLDLLKNGMTAIIRIGDQQVRGKVVNIYPAVQNATVSFDIKPDSSHHKLFRPNLKADVFLVTDEHQQVLRVSNGPAFRGTPSQYIYVLKDGVATRKMAQIGLSNFDFVELKDQVKAGDMVIISDMSSFKNSSQITIKK; via the coding sequence ATGGACAAAAATATCGAACAGGCGGTTTTATCGGGTAAAAGAAAACAGCGCCTGCTGTATTTATGGATAGGGATTGTGCTGATAGCCGGGAGTATTTTCTTGTTGCGGAGGGTAATGAATACTACCGTCTATGTTTCGGAAATTACCACTGCTGTAGTCGATCGTGGAAATATTGAAAATACGATCAATGCTGCGGGAGAAGTATTGCCGGAATTTGAAGAAGTGATCAGCAGCCCGCTTGCTGCATCTGTTCAGAAAGTATTGTTAGACGGAGGCAGTCAGATTAAAGCCGGAGAGTCCATCCTGACCTTAGATAAATCTGCGGCACAAATGGATTTTGAAAAGCTGAAGTTCCAGCTGGAGTCTAGGAAGAATGACATTCGAAAAATTAAGCTAGATCTGGACAAGAGCTTCTACGACATCAAGTCGAACAACGACATTAAACAATTACGCATCAACAGTCTGAAAGCTTCCGTAGACAATGCAAAACGTCTATTGAAAGCGGGAGGGGGTACACGTGAAGATGTAGAACAAGCAGAACTGAATTTAAAAGTCGCCCAGCTGGAAAAACAGCAGCTGGAGAATGAGATCAATAGCAAGCAGCAAAGTATGCGCCTGCAAATTAAAGAAGTGGAGCTGGCAGCAAATATTCAGCAAAATGACCTGGAGGTATTACAGAAGAAGTTGCAGCAAGCTGATATTACGGCTAGCAGAAATGGAGTTGTAACTTGGGTCAATAAAAATATTGGTGCTGCAGTACAGCCAGGGGAGGTGCTCGCCCGAATTGCAGACCTTTCCAGCTTTAAAGTGAAAGGCACCATCTCTGATCAGCACTTGGATCTTTTGAAAAATGGGATGACCGCGATTATTCGTATCGGCGATCAGCAAGTACGGGGGAAAGTGGTAAATATCTATCCTGCCGTGCAAAATGCAACAGTATCTTTTGACATCAAACCGGACAGCAGTCACCATAAACTCTTCCGTCCGAATTTAAAAGCAGACGTTTTTCTGGTTACTGATGAACACCAGCAAGTGTTAAGGGTGAGTAATGGCCCTGCTTTCCGCGGCACACCTTCACAATATATTTATGTGTTGAAGGACGGAGTGGCAACTAGAAAAATGGCGCAGATTGGCCTGAGTAATTTCGATTTCGTGGAGTTGAAAGACCAGGTGAAAGCAGGTGATATGGTGATCATCTCCGATATGAGTTCTTTTAAAAATAGCAGTCAAATCACTATAAAGAAATAA
- a CDS encoding RNA polymerase sigma-70 factor: MYECYWKKLYQIALKYLGDQFEAEEVVQELFTSLWQRKDTLVLQRETVENYLVRSVRFKIARIYKDELRKAGKINELKAEQVSFHNGTEKQVLYHFLKQDIEKLVVLLPERCKDIYNLSRERGLNNKEIALGLSISEKTVENQLTKALSFLRNGLKKYPRT, encoded by the coding sequence TTGTATGAATGCTATTGGAAAAAGTTATATCAAATTGCCTTAAAATATCTTGGAGATCAGTTTGAAGCAGAAGAAGTGGTTCAGGAGTTATTCACGTCTTTATGGCAGCGCAAAGATACCTTAGTATTACAGCGGGAAACTGTAGAGAACTACCTGGTGAGATCGGTACGCTTTAAAATTGCGAGAATCTATAAAGACGAGCTCAGAAAAGCGGGTAAGATTAATGAGCTGAAAGCAGAACAGGTTTCCTTTCATAATGGGACAGAAAAACAGGTCTTGTATCATTTTTTGAAACAGGATATTGAGAAGCTTGTGGTCTTATTACCTGAACGCTGTAAAGACATTTATAATTTAAGCCGCGAAAGAGGATTGAACAATAAGGAAATCGCTTTAGGCCTTTCCATATCCGAGAAAACAGTAGAAAATCAATTGACAAAAGCATTATCATTTCTGCGTAATGGTCTTAAAAAATATCCGAGAACATAA
- a CDS encoding TonB-dependent receptor yields MQIKKILLMGILCASVFCVQGQKLNKSSIKGQVSDDQKEGIPTATVRLFPINRTQATDQKGKFNLTDLAAGNYTIQITAIGFKKIEQKISIKENQDLLLNFSMKEAQNDLNDVSIAGKTESRKAKEAGFAVNSIDLKQYANTTNDLNQILNRSAGVKVREQGGLGSDFEFSINGLSGGHIKFFIDGIPMESYGSGMTLNNFPVNLAERVEVYKGVVPAYLGSDALGGAVNIITKKNKGKSLDLSYSAGSFNTHRAGLTGSFTDDKTGITTNVSSYYNYSDNNYYMYNNPSANAPIELPIPGGFEQVEKLRRFHDQYESFMGQVEAGISNKKWADVFVAGVTYTSNYKQRQTGATQEKVIGKMTNDGHNIIPSIRYRKENLLIKGLSASVFANYSANKNILTDTSGNDFLWDGSSVPRSKNGSFGSELSGEKKSISHLTGHNILAQLNLGYTISQNHMVNLNNNYNNSYRESYNEIDPYNHSYDRSNSLNKNITGISYQQQVFNGRMTNNLFGKMYGLSGKTYDKDGNGTSNSKQYYGYGVASSYRFSAVIGMKASFEHAYRLPSLVELYGDREVVKGNPNLKPESSNNYNVGVFFDKRIGKGKIWAEASGYYRDANDYITPGKSAASNDGSAAQYSNENGIIIRGFETEVRYDYNNLFSVLVNMTYQSAINRQQFAKGSIRESANYLSRVPNEPWLYGNADFSIGKDNLLGKDTRVQFNWFTQFINDYSINWSKLGNKNTKDYIPRQFIHNATLTYSMHKGRYNVSLESRNLTNVIAYDKFKLQKPGTSFFIKLRYAISQFN; encoded by the coding sequence ATGCAAATTAAGAAAATCTTGCTAATGGGCATATTATGCGCTAGCGTATTTTGTGTGCAAGGACAGAAATTAAACAAGAGCAGCATCAAAGGACAGGTGTCTGATGATCAAAAAGAGGGAATACCGACCGCCACAGTCCGGTTATTCCCCATCAACAGAACCCAGGCTACCGATCAAAAGGGTAAATTCAATCTTACTGATCTAGCCGCCGGAAACTACACGATACAAATCACCGCCATCGGTTTTAAAAAGATAGAGCAAAAAATCAGCATCAAAGAAAATCAGGATCTGCTCTTGAATTTCTCTATGAAAGAAGCTCAAAATGATTTAAATGACGTTTCAATTGCTGGAAAAACAGAATCACGCAAGGCTAAAGAAGCTGGTTTCGCCGTGAATTCTATCGACTTAAAACAATATGCAAATACCACCAACGACCTGAATCAAATCCTGAACCGCTCTGCCGGTGTAAAGGTGAGAGAACAAGGAGGTTTAGGTTCAGATTTTGAGTTTTCGATCAACGGCTTATCAGGAGGACACATTAAGTTTTTTATTGACGGGATTCCAATGGAATCTTATGGAAGCGGGATGACGCTAAATAACTTCCCTGTAAACCTTGCTGAACGTGTAGAGGTCTATAAAGGCGTAGTTCCTGCTTACCTAGGCTCAGATGCTTTGGGTGGTGCGGTGAATATCATCACCAAAAAGAATAAAGGAAAATCACTTGACCTCAGTTATAGTGCGGGTTCCTTTAATACGCACCGTGCAGGCTTAACAGGAAGTTTTACCGATGATAAAACTGGGATTACTACTAATGTGAGTTCGTATTACAACTATTCCGACAACAATTATTACATGTATAACAATCCATCAGCCAATGCGCCGATTGAGTTACCCATTCCTGGAGGCTTTGAGCAGGTGGAGAAACTTCGTCGTTTCCATGATCAGTATGAGTCCTTTATGGGGCAGGTAGAAGCAGGAATTTCCAATAAAAAATGGGCAGATGTATTTGTAGCCGGGGTAACGTATACTTCTAACTACAAGCAAAGACAAACCGGTGCGACACAGGAAAAAGTAATTGGTAAGATGACGAATGATGGTCATAACATCATTCCTTCCATTCGTTACCGTAAGGAAAACCTATTGATCAAAGGATTATCAGCAAGTGTATTCGCCAATTACTCCGCCAATAAAAACATCCTGACCGACACGAGTGGCAATGATTTCCTTTGGGACGGCAGTTCAGTGCCAAGAAGTAAAAATGGCAGTTTCGGTTCTGAGCTTTCTGGCGAAAAAAAATCTATCTCTCATTTAACTGGTCATAATATCCTGGCACAGCTAAACTTGGGTTATACCATTTCCCAAAACCACATGGTTAATTTGAACAACAACTATAACAATTCTTATAGAGAAAGCTATAATGAGATCGACCCTTACAACCATTCTTATGACAGATCTAACAGCCTAAATAAAAACATTACTGGTATTAGCTACCAGCAGCAGGTATTTAATGGCAGAATGACCAACAATTTATTCGGAAAAATGTACGGTTTGAGTGGCAAAACTTATGATAAAGATGGCAACGGCACCAGCAATAGCAAGCAGTATTATGGATATGGAGTCGCTTCCAGCTATAGATTCAGCGCTGTGATCGGGATGAAAGCCTCTTTTGAACATGCTTACAGACTACCTAGTCTGGTAGAATTATACGGCGACCGGGAAGTTGTGAAAGGGAATCCAAATTTAAAGCCGGAAAGCAGCAACAACTATAACGTTGGCGTATTTTTCGACAAAAGAATAGGCAAAGGAAAGATCTGGGCAGAAGCATCTGGGTATTATCGCGATGCCAATGATTACATCACTCCCGGGAAATCTGCCGCAAGTAATGACGGCAGTGCTGCACAGTATAGCAATGAGAACGGAATTATTATCAGAGGATTTGAGACTGAAGTTCGCTATGATTACAACAACTTATTTTCTGTGCTGGTCAATATGACCTACCAAAGTGCGATCAACAGGCAGCAATTTGCAAAAGGATCTATTCGCGAAAGTGCGAATTACCTCAGCAGAGTTCCTAATGAACCTTGGTTATATGGGAATGCAGATTTCAGCATCGGAAAAGACAATCTTCTTGGTAAAGACACCAGAGTTCAATTTAACTGGTTTACCCAATTCATCAATGATTACTCTATTAACTGGTCTAAATTGGGTAATAAAAACACTAAAGACTATATCCCGCGTCAGTTTATACACAATGCCACTTTGACTTATTCAATGCATAAAGGCAGATACAATGTATCGCTGGAAAGCAGAAATTTAACCAATGTGATCGCTTATGACAAGTTTAAGCTGCAGAAACCGGGTACTTCATTCTTCATCAAATTACGTTACGCCATTTCGCAATTCAATTAA